One Paraburkholderia agricolaris DNA segment encodes these proteins:
- a CDS encoding DUF6434 domain-containing protein — translation MNFDWHSGHITRTTLVDKTYRNTQNVRRFLTLECGPEFKFDRDFMAWIRNGTHKTMGDVADEWSRRR, via the coding sequence ATGAACTTCGATTGGCATTCCGGGCATATAACGCGGACTACACTGGTCGACAAGACCTACAGAAATACCCAGAATGTACGTCGTTTTCTGACGCTCGAGTGTGGGCCCGAATTCAAATTCGACCGTGATTTCATGGCATGGATTCGCAACGGGACGCACAAAACCATGGGGGACGTCGCCGATGAATGGTCCCGTCGGCGCTGA
- a CDS encoding MBL fold metallo-hydrolase codes for MRIAVTAGTTAALPWMQDAHAQSPANAASTAPVAGHSAKGTQLILLGTKGGPTPSDLRAAPANVLVVDGQPYVVDCGNGVALQLTKAGIKLPGIRDIFLTHHHSDHNADLGNLVFLAWATGLRTPVNLYGPPRMTKMIDDFVDMNAIDLDVRMREEGRPPFRPLINIHEFDGPRLVMEDERVRVTSTLVDHYTIKPAFAYRFETKDRTVVFSGDTTYYPALAEFAKGADVLVHEVMYLPALEKLMKTVDNAPTLLDHLMKSHTTTEQVGRIAAAAGVKTLVLSHFVPGGDPAITDEMWAADARKHFDGQIIVGKDLQVI; via the coding sequence ATGCGTATCGCCGTTACAGCAGGCACCACCGCCGCGCTGCCGTGGATGCAGGACGCCCATGCGCAGTCACCGGCCAACGCCGCAAGCACAGCGCCCGTCGCGGGTCATTCGGCAAAAGGCACCCAGTTGATCCTGCTCGGCACCAAGGGCGGCCCGACACCGTCCGACCTGCGCGCCGCGCCGGCGAACGTGCTGGTGGTCGACGGCCAGCCCTATGTGGTCGATTGCGGCAACGGCGTCGCGCTGCAACTGACCAAGGCGGGCATCAAGCTGCCGGGCATCCGCGACATCTTCCTGACTCACCATCATTCGGATCACAACGCCGACCTCGGCAACCTCGTATTTCTCGCCTGGGCCACCGGTCTGCGCACGCCCGTCAATCTGTACGGGCCGCCGCGCATGACAAAGATGATCGACGACTTTGTCGATATGAACGCGATCGATCTCGACGTACGCATGCGCGAAGAAGGCCGCCCGCCATTCCGGCCACTGATCAACATCCATGAATTCGACGGCCCGCGCCTCGTGATGGAAGACGAGCGTGTACGTGTCACCTCGACACTGGTCGATCACTACACGATCAAGCCGGCCTTCGCCTACCGCTTCGAGACCAAGGACCGCACCGTCGTCTTTTCTGGCGACACGACCTACTACCCGGCGCTGGCCGAGTTCGCGAAAGGCGCTGACGTACTGGTGCACGAAGTGATGTACCTGCCCGCGCTCGAAAAACTGATGAAGACCGTCGACAACGCGCCGACGCTGCTCGATCACCTCATGAAGAGCCACACCACCACGGAACAGGTCGGCAGGATCGCCGCGGCGGCGGGCGTCAAGACGCTGGTGCTGAGCCATTTCGTGCCGGGTGGCGATCCCGCGATCACAGACGAGATGTGGGCGGCCGATGCGCGCAAGCATTTCGACGGACAGATCATCGTCGGAAAAGATCTGCAGGTTATCTGA
- a CDS encoding cupin domain-containing protein codes for MPKIDIAAVPVRNGSGYPSPFDAPCTARTRRRLGEAGGLRDFGLNLMTLPPGNWSSQRHWHSHEDEFVYVLEGEVTLVEDGGQTLLRAGDCAAFPQGTGNGHHLINHSSAMVVYLEVGSRNPNDLTTCSDVDMMSSNADGRFVHKDGTPYPK; via the coding sequence ATGCCCAAGATCGACATCGCCGCTGTGCCCGTGCGTAACGGTTCGGGCTATCCGTCTCCGTTCGACGCGCCCTGTACCGCGCGAACACGGCGGCGTCTCGGAGAGGCGGGTGGACTTCGCGATTTCGGCCTTAATCTGATGACCTTGCCGCCGGGCAACTGGTCCAGCCAGCGCCACTGGCACAGTCATGAGGACGAGTTCGTCTATGTACTCGAGGGCGAAGTGACACTTGTGGAAGACGGCGGCCAAACACTATTGCGCGCGGGCGATTGCGCGGCGTTTCCGCAAGGCACCGGCAATGGCCATCACCTGATCAATCACTCCTCTGCAATGGTCGTTTATCTGGAGGTGGGGTCGCGCAACCCGAATGATCTCACCACCTGTTCCGATGTCGACATGATGAGTTCCAACGCCGACGGCCGGTTTGTGCATAAAGACGGTACGCCTTATCCCAAGTGA
- a CDS encoding CobW family GTP-binding protein — protein sequence MQFAAIPLTLLTGFLGSGKTTLLNRLLPQPALGRCAVVINELGAIGLDHLFVSTSRDETIALLENGCLCCGVRDELAATVADLLERRTRGEIPAFERILIETTGLARPGPVISLLLGDPALEGRLQLDGIVTTVDAKHGAAQLARHEESRQQVAVADRLLLTKAELVDAPALAELEAALEALNPGATRIPVHNGEIEAQQLLDILTPRALRPWLRAEPSPRKLLMRGAAASRAAHPDIDSFCLTYSQALPMQPFETALTVLLGYHGEHILRVKGIGNFIGESRPVVFHGVQQLLHEPIRLEAWPDDDHTTRLVFIVQGLARSVIEETIAHFLREAGVNEPAEDDAALSDGPTLAAIDRAPGYHLG from the coding sequence ATGCAATTCGCCGCGATTCCCCTGACATTGCTGACCGGCTTTCTCGGTTCGGGTAAGACCACGTTGCTCAATCGCCTGCTGCCGCAACCGGCGCTGGGCCGTTGTGCCGTGGTGATCAACGAACTGGGCGCGATCGGTCTCGATCATCTGTTCGTCAGCACCTCGCGCGACGAGACCATCGCGCTGCTGGAAAACGGCTGTCTGTGTTGCGGCGTGCGCGACGAACTGGCTGCGACCGTGGCCGATCTGCTGGAGCGCCGCACGCGCGGCGAGATTCCCGCCTTCGAGCGGATTCTGATCGAGACCACGGGCCTTGCGCGGCCCGGCCCGGTGATCTCGCTGCTGCTCGGCGACCCGGCGCTTGAAGGTCGTTTGCAGCTCGACGGCATCGTGACGACCGTGGATGCGAAACACGGCGCCGCGCAACTTGCCCGGCATGAAGAGTCGCGTCAGCAGGTGGCGGTCGCGGACCGGCTGTTGCTGACAAAGGCTGAGCTGGTCGATGCGCCCGCGCTAGCCGAACTCGAAGCGGCGCTTGAAGCGCTGAATCCGGGTGCGACGCGCATCCCGGTGCACAACGGCGAGATTGAAGCACAGCAACTGCTCGATATTCTGACGCCGCGTGCGTTGCGGCCCTGGTTGCGCGCCGAGCCTTCGCCACGCAAGTTGCTGATGCGTGGCGCAGCGGCGTCACGTGCGGCTCATCCGGACATCGACAGTTTCTGCCTGACCTACTCGCAGGCATTGCCCATGCAGCCGTTCGAAACCGCGTTGACGGTATTGCTCGGCTATCACGGCGAACACATCCTGCGGGTCAAGGGGATCGGCAATTTCATCGGCGAATCGCGGCCTGTTGTGTTCCATGGCGTGCAGCAGTTGCTGCATGAACCGATACGGCTTGAAGCATGGCCTGACGACGATCACACAACACGGCTCGTGTTCATCGTGCAAGGGCTCGCCAGGTCGGTGATCGAAGAAACGATCGCGCATTTTCTGCGCGAAGCGGGAGTGAACGAACCGGCGGAAGATGATGCGGCGCTTTCCGATGGACCGACTCTCGCCGCCATAGATCGCGCACCAGGTTATCACTTGGGATAA
- a CDS encoding LysR family transcriptional regulator: MQNGIHFDLKALEVFVLVVESGGMTAAGQRLSITQSSVSQTLSNLEQALNLQLLDRSQRPPLLTPAGRQFYNRACTLLDDARHLSQEFHKPPGEPLKHIRIALVDSMATSIGAELLSAIRERTTNWSMVTGQSHQHAEALLSRRVDIIVSDDLVLKNPLLYRQRILREPFVLVLPGDFKGPVPSLRSLLVRDDFIRYSNSTVIGRSIETQLEKWGVQPPLRLQLDNSFAIMQLVMANAGWTITTPLCLLQSGLTPDNKFSQAFRLVPIPGEEFFRELTMVARQDDLGLLPQQLAEDSVRLLRNRFLPIIEANAPWLLPSIVLG; encoded by the coding sequence ATGCAGAATGGCATTCATTTCGATCTGAAGGCGCTCGAAGTCTTCGTGCTTGTCGTCGAATCCGGCGGCATGACGGCGGCAGGTCAACGGCTCAGCATCACGCAATCCTCAGTCTCTCAAACGCTGTCGAACCTGGAACAGGCACTCAATCTCCAGCTGCTGGATCGCTCGCAACGGCCTCCGTTGCTGACACCCGCGGGCCGCCAGTTTTACAACCGCGCCTGCACGCTGCTGGATGACGCCCGGCACTTGAGTCAGGAATTCCACAAGCCTCCCGGCGAACCGCTCAAACACATTCGCATTGCACTGGTCGACTCCATGGCCACCAGCATCGGCGCTGAACTGTTGAGCGCGATACGGGAACGCACCACGAACTGGTCGATGGTGACCGGCCAGTCGCATCAGCATGCCGAAGCATTGCTGTCCAGGCGGGTGGACATCATCGTTTCCGACGATCTGGTGTTGAAAAACCCTTTGCTGTACCGCCAGCGCATCTTGCGTGAACCATTTGTGCTGGTTTTGCCCGGCGACTTCAAAGGACCCGTTCCCTCTCTGCGCAGCCTGCTCGTCAGAGATGATTTCATTCGCTACAGCAATTCCACCGTGATCGGCCGGAGCATTGAAACCCAGTTGGAAAAATGGGGCGTTCAACCGCCTCTGCGCCTGCAACTCGACAATTCGTTTGCGATCATGCAACTAGTGATGGCCAATGCCGGCTGGACCATCACGACGCCGTTGTGCCTGTTGCAATCCGGACTGACCCCGGACAACAAGTTTTCTCAGGCGTTTCGCCTGGTCCCGATTCCCGGCGAGGAGTTCTTTCGCGAACTCACCATGGTCGCCCGTCAGGACGATCTCGGCTTGCTGCCACAGCAACTCGCCGAAGACAGCGTGCGCTTGCTGAGGAATCGCTTCCTGCCCATCATCGAAGCGAATGCCCCCTGGTTGCTGCCGTCCATCGTGTTGGGCTGA
- a CDS encoding shikimate kinase: MLPEAQFVEGDDHDAPEYADLDTRISVSLARIEALIINANTDLVVAYPLRAEDYARIVAAAARRGAGVFVATLSPPLAESLRNRGTRALSQAECTRIVEMYEEGYADRRFTNFLLDNATLTPIQTASAIKAALMAWRAGETR; this comes from the coding sequence TTGCTGCCAGAAGCGCAATTCGTTGAAGGCGACGACCATGACGCTCCCGAATACGCCGATCTCGATACCCGGATCAGCGTCTCTCTCGCTCGCATCGAGGCGTTGATCATCAACGCCAATACAGATCTTGTGGTCGCCTATCCGCTGCGCGCGGAAGATTATGCACGCATTGTCGCCGCTGCCGCCCGGCGCGGCGCCGGCGTGTTCGTCGCGACCCTGTCTCCGCCGTTGGCTGAAAGTTTGAGGAATCGCGGCACGCGAGCGCTGTCTCAAGCGGAATGCACGCGAATCGTGGAAATGTACGAGGAAGGTTATGCCGACCGACGCTTCACGAATTTCCTTCTTGATAACGCGACACTCACACCGATACAGACGGCCAGTGCGATCAAGGCGGCGCTCATGGCCTGGCGTGCCGGTGAAACGCGTTGA